The following proteins come from a genomic window of Sorex araneus isolate mSorAra2 chromosome 1, mSorAra2.pri, whole genome shotgun sequence:
- the EXTL3 gene encoding exostosin-like 3, with protein sequence MLRNGAGGGGGHTWMLWCSTRSRLTWLSFALFVLLVCFPLIAHYYLTTLDEADEAGKRIFGPRAGGELCEVKHVLDLCRIRESVSEELLQLEAKRQELNSEIARLNLKIEACKKSIENAKQDLLQLKNVISQTEHSYKELVAQNQPKLSLPIRLLPERDDGGLPPPRAARACRLHNCFDYARCPLTSGFPVYVYDSDQAGWGGALDPLVKQAFQAAARASVYVTENADIACLYVVLVGELREPPELRPAQLERRLQALPHWRSDGRNHVLVSLARRSHTQNLLYNVSTGRAMVAQSTFYAAQFRPGFDLVLSPLVHAMAEPNFLEIPPQVPVKRKYLFSFQGEKLESLRSSLQEARSFEEEVEGGPPADYDDRIIATLKAVQDSRLDPVLVDFTCRNPPRPSLPTEWALCGAREDRLELLRLSTFALIIAPGDPRLLVSAGGATRLFEALEAGAVPVVLGEQVQLPFQDVLQWNEAALLLPKPRVAEVHFLLRSVSDGDLLAMRRQGRFLWETYFSTADSLFSTLLAAVRTRIQIPAAPIREEAAAEIPHRSGKAAGTDPNLADNGDLDLGPVETEPPYASPRYLRNFTLTVTDVYRSWNAAPGPFHLFPHTPFDPVLPSEAKFLGSGTGFRPIGGGAGGSGKEFQAALGGNVPREQFTVVMLTYEREEVLMNSLERLNGLPYLNKVLVVWNSPKLPSEDLLWPDIGVPIMVVRTEKNSLNNRFLPWAEIETEAVLSIDDDAHLRHDEIMFGFRVWREARDRIVGFPGRYHAWDLPHQSWLYNSNYSCELSMVLTGAAFFHKYYAYLYSYVMPQAIRDMVDEYINCEDIAMNFLVSHITRKPPIKVTSRWTFRCPGCPQALSHDDSHFHERHKCINFFVKVYGYMPLLYTQFRVDSVLFKTRLPHDKTKCFKFI encoded by the exons ATGTTGCGGaacggggccgggggcggcgggggccacACGTGGATGCTGTGGTGCTCCACGCGCAGCCGCCTCACGTGGCTGAGCTTTGCACTCTTCGTGCTGCTCGTGTGCTTCCCGCTCATCGCCCACTACTACCTCACCACGCTGGACGAGGCCGACGAGGCGGGCAAGCGCATCTTTGGGCCGAGGGCGGGCGGCGAGCTGTGCGAGGTGAAGCACGTGCTGGACCTGTGCCGCATCCGCGAGTCGGTGAGCGAGGAGCTGCTGCAGCTGGAGGCCAAGCGGCAGGAGCTCAACAGCGAGATCGCGCGGCTCAACCTCAAGATCGAGGCCTGCAAGAAGAGCATCGAGAACGCCAAGCAGGACCTGCTGCAGCTGAAGAACGTCATCAGCCAGACGGAGCACTCCTACAAGGAGCTGGTGGCGCAGAACCAGCCCAAGCTCTCGCTGCCCATCCGCCTGCTGCCCGAGCGGGATGACGGGGGCCTGCCGCCGCCCCGGGCCGCCCGCGCCTGCCGGCTGCACAACTGCTTCGACTACGCGCGCTGCCCGCTCACCTCGGGCTTCCCTGTCTATGTCTACGACAGCGACCAGGCCGGCTGGGGCGGCGCCCTGGACCCCTTGGTCAAGCAGGCCTTCCAGGCCGCGGCTCGGGCCAGCGTGTACGTCACGGAGAACGCCGACATCGCCTGCCTCTACGTGGTGCTGGTCGGGGAGCTGCGGGAGCCCCCCGAGCTGCGGCCGGCCCAGCTGGAGCGGCGcctgcaggcgctgccccactggCGCTCGGACGGCCGAAACCACGTCCTGGTCAGCCTGGCGCGGCGCTCCCACACCCAGAACCTGCTGTACAACGTCAGCACCGGGCGGGCCATGGTGGCCCAGTCCACCTTCTACGCCGCCCAGTTCCGGCCGGGCTTCGACCTGGTGCTCTCGCCGCTGGTGCACGCCATGGCCGAGCCCAACTTCCTGGAGATCCCCCCGCAGGTGCCCGTGAAGCGCAAGTACCTGTTCAGCTTCCAGGGCGAGAAGCTGGAATCTCTGCGCTCCAGCCTGCAGGAGGCCCGCTCCTtcgaggaggaggtggagggcgGCCCGCCCGCCGACTACGACGACCGCATCATCGCCACGCTCAAGGCCGTGCAGGACAGCCGGCTGGACCCCGTGCTCGTGGACTTCACCTGCCGGAACCCGCCGCGGCCCAGCCTGCCCACCGAGTGGGCGCTGTGCGGGGCGCGAGAGGACCGCCTGGAGCTGCTGCGGCTGTCCACCTTCGCCCTCATCATCGCGCCCGGCGACCCGCGCCTGCTGGTCTCGGCCGGCGGCGCCACGCGGCTCTTCGAGGCGCTGGAGGCGGGCGCCGTGCCCGTGGTGCTGGGCGAGCAGGTGCAGCTGCCCTTCCAGGACGTGCTACAGTGGAACGAGGCCGCCCTGCTGCTGCCCAAGCCCCGCGTGGCCGAGGTCCACTTCCTGCTGCGCAGCGTCTCGGACGGTGACCTGCTGGCCATGCGGCGGCAGGGCCGCTTCCTCTGGGAGACCTACTTCTCCACGGCCGACAGCCTCTTCAGCACGCTGCTGGCCGCCGTGCGCACCCGCATCCAGATCCCGGCCGCGCCCATCCGAGAGGAAGCGGCCGCCGAGATCCCCCACCGCTCGGGCAAGGCGGCGGGCACGGACCCCAACCTGGCCGACAACGGGGACCTGGACCTGGGGCCCGTGGAGACGGAGCCGCCCTACGCCTCGCCCCGCTACCTGCGCAACTTCACGCTCACCGTCACCGACGTCTACCGCAGCTGGAACGCGGCCCCGGGCCCCTTCCACCTCTTCCCGCACACGCCCTTCGACCCCGTGCTGCCCTCCGAGGCCAAGTTCCTGGGCTCCGGCACGGGCTTCCGGCCCAttggcggcggggccggcggctcTGGCAAGGAGTTCCAGGCGGCGCTGGGCGGCAACGTGCCACGGGAGCAGTTCACGGTGGTGATGCTGACGTACGAGCGCGAGGAGGTGCTCATGAACTCGCTTGAGCGCCTCAATGGCCTCCCGTACCTCAACAAGGTCCTGGTGGTCTGGAACTCGCCCAAGCTGCCCTCCGAGGACCTGCTGTGGCCCGACATCGGGGTGCCCATCATG GTGGTCCGCACCGAGAAGAACAGCCTGAACAACCGCTTCCTGCCCTGGGCCGAGATTGAGACGGAGGCCGTCCTGTCCATCGACGACGACGCCCACCTCCGCCACGACGAGATCATGTTCGGGTTCCG GGTGTGGCGAGAGGCGCGGGATCGCATCGTGGGCTTCCCTGGCCGCTACCACGCCTGGGACCTCCCGCACCAGTCCTGGCTCTACAACTCCAACTACTCCTGTGAGCTGTCCATGGTGCTGACCGGGGCCGCCTTCTTCCACAAG TATTACGCCTACTTGTATTCGTACGTGATGCCACAGGCCATCCGCGACATGGTGGATGAGTACATCAACTGCGAAGACATCGCCATGAACTTCCTGGTCTCCCACATCACGCGGAAGCCCCCCATCAAG GTGACATCGCGCTGGACCTTCCGCTGCCCGGGCTGCCCGCAGGCGCTGTCCCACGACGACTCGCACTTCCACGAGCGCCACAAGTGCATCAACTTCTTCGTCAAGGTGTATGGCTACATGCCTCTGCTCTACACGCAGTTCCGCGTGGACTCGGTGCTCTTCAAGACCCGCCTGCCCCACGACAAGACCAAGTGCTTCAAGTTCATCTAG